TCATTTGTGGTAACGCCCGCCTGAACATAATCAGTGATACGAGTTAAAATTTGGCTTGCGAGCCTTCCAGCTTTCCGCATTCCCTCAAAATCTTCTGGTTTATGTATGGTTATATTTAACAAAATTAATTACATTCAAATTCATCATAACTACCTAGAAAAATACTTTCTAAATGGCTGTTTAGAAATATCAAACTTCCTATAAAAAGCAATAAACCAGTTATATAAGCTGAAAGATTAAAATATTTCGCACAAGATTTTTTATCAGATAAATCAACTTTTTTCACCTGATAAAACATATAAAAATACGCCGGCAAAAAGCACAAAACGGGGTAAAGATAATCATATTTATATTCATGAAATGGCAAAATTGCTAGATAATAAGTGCAGATAATTAGCATAAAACTAATACTTGCGAGCCTTACAAGAATATTTTTTGTTTCTTTATTAAAACTAATTGCGGTTGATTTTACACCAATTTTTTCATCATCATTTTTATCTTGAAATGCATAGATTGTGTCATAAAAAATTGTCCATAAAGCAAGGGCAAAATAAAAAGGCAGTGGGATTATATAATATAAAGAACCTAAATTATATAAGGTTTTTGGTAGGTTTTCAGAATCAAGAATTTGGAAATAGCCAACCAAAAAACCAATGTTAAAAGTTAGACCCAAAAAAGCTTGAGGGTAATTTGTAATGCGTTTCATTGCAGGGTAGAAAATCGCCATCACAAACCCAATTAAAGCGGTGATTTTAGCATATAATCCAAGGCTTAGAAAAATATATAAACCAATAAAGAGTAAAATTGCGAGGAATATCAAAGCACCAAGCAAACTTATTTTTCCGCTCGCAAGTGGGCGGTTTTTTGTGCGTTCAACTTGTGCATCAATTTTTCTATCCCAGATATCATTGATGATACAACCAGCAGATCTCATAACAAATGCACCTATTGCAAATGTTAGGAAATCTAATAAAATCATACTATAATAAGCTGTAAAAGTAGGGATATTATTGTTTGGAATGGCCGCCCATTTGAAAACAAATTCATAGAATATAAGGGGGCAGCCAACTAAAACACCCATTAAACAAGGCCACATAAGCAATAACGTGCCTGCTGGCTTATCAAACCGAGCTAAACTAATATAGTTTTTAATATGCGTTATCATAAGGTTTCAAGGCTATTTGTGGCTGTGCCACTTAGTATTAATCAAAATATAAATCTTACTAAAGAGCAATCACATTATCTAGCCAATGTAATGCGAAAAAAGATTGGTGATGATGTTATTTTATTTAATTCCTCAGATGGCGAGTTTTTGGCAAAAATTTTTCTAATCAGTAAAAATAATTGTGAATTGAATGTAGCAAAAAAACTAAGAGATTTTTACCAATCACCCAATTTAACTCTTGTTTTTAGCCCTGTTAAATCTGTAAAGCCAGAATTTATAATCCAAAAAGCAACAGAGCTTGGCGTTAGAAAAATCATTCCCTGCATTTTCAAAAATACCATTAAAGAAGGTGCTAATCTGGAACGGCTAAAAGCAATTGCAATAGAGGCGGCCGAGCAATGCGAAAGACTTGATATTCCAGATGTTTCAAGCGTTATTGAATTTGAAAAATTATTCAAAACCTATCAAGAAAATTCAGAGGAAAAAATCTTTATTCTATGCGATGAAACAGGAAAAGGTGGCGATCCAGAAGAAGTTTTAAGCAATATAAATCAAATAAATAAAAATCTTAATCAGCCTGAAAATATTATATTTATAGGTGCGGAAGGCGGTTTTGATAAAAGCGAGATTGACGCAATTTATAAACTCAAAAATTCATTCGGAATTGGCTTAG
The sequence above is a segment of the Rickettsiales bacterium genome. Coding sequences within it:
- a CDS encoding 4-hydroxybenzoate octaprenyltransferase: MITHIKNYISLARFDKPAGTLLLMWPCLMGVLVGCPLIFYEFVFKWAAIPNNNIPTFTAYYSMILLDFLTFAIGAFVMRSAGCIINDIWDRKIDAQVERTKNRPLASGKISLLGALIFLAILLFIGLYIFLSLGLYAKITALIGFVMAIFYPAMKRITNYPQAFLGLTFNIGFLVGYFQILDSENLPKTLYNLGSLYYIIPLPFYFALALWTIFYDTIYAFQDKNDDEKIGVKSTAISFNKETKNILVRLASISFMLIICTYYLAILPFHEYKYDYLYPVLCFLPAYFYMFYQVKKVDLSDKKSCAKYFNLSAYITGLLLFIGSLIFLNSHLESIFLGSYDEFECN
- a CDS encoding 16S rRNA (uracil(1498)-N(3))-methyltransferase — its product is MRYHKVSRLFVAVPLSINQNINLTKEQSHYLANVMRKKIGDDVILFNSSDGEFLAKIFLISKNNCELNVAKKLRDFYQSPNLTLVFSPVKSVKPEFIIQKATELGVRKIIPCIFKNTIKEGANLERLKAIAIEAAEQCERLDIPDVSSVIEFEKLFKTYQENSEEKIFILCDETGKGGDPEEVLSNINQINKNLNQPENIIFIGAEGGFDKSEIDAIYKLKNSFGIGLGARILKAETAIISAISIWQLKCGDFNQKPDFRS